The Thalassophryne amazonica chromosome 8, fThaAma1.1, whole genome shotgun sequence genome includes a window with the following:
- the syt19 gene encoding synaptotagmin-2 — MKYMWATWRLEVMVIMMIDYPAASGLLSTEEDLTIPFSDPIKYCILGICITLFLLALFVLAWQVFRCLTQKHALYTAQNNASSDPLYLDDKLTTEDDYLEGPSIKVNGSLRFSLYYDEPQSRLVVTVLQVAGLQDHSQIHSLQSFVKLRLMRAGSNGNQVNERVNEEADGMTRVLWRVLDEWQTHTVKGSTNPLFGEQFSYILQEEKELHHITLRMEVRDFDRFSRPTVLGEVRVPLSQLNIVYPVELQQDLQTPQKDLVGEVLLSLKFLPTSQRLEIGILKIRTLLSGVSSDAALYTRVSVQCNQCKLRYQKTTTVSRCPVTVFNEVLMFTLPEFPVEQCRIVVSVYETQVTNKSSKHLIGQLTVEKEKSSEDKHWNLMMRSVRQPVAKWRSLLI; from the exons AAGTATATGTGGGCCACATGGAGGTTGGAAGTCATGGTGATAATGATGATCGACTATCCAGCCGCGAGTGGGCTGCTGTCTACCGAGGAAGATTTGACCATTCCATTTTCCGACCCGATCAAGTACTGCATCCTGGGAATCTGCATTACTCTCTTTCTGCTGGCCTTGTTCGTCTTGGCCTGGCAAGTCTTCAGATGCTTAACACAGAAACACGCCTTATATACAGCTCAGAACAACG CGAGCAGTGACCCCCTTTACCTGGACGACAAGCTGACAACTGAGGACGACTACTTGGAAGGTCCAAGTATTAAG GTCAACGGGTCACTACGTTTCTCGCTGTACTATGACGAGCCACAGTCCCGTCTGGTGGTCACCGTGCTGCAGGTGGCGGGTCTGCAGGACCACAGTCAGATCCACAGCCTGCAGTCCTTCGTCAAGCTCAGACTGATGCGGGCGGGATCGAACGGGAACCAAGTCAATGAGCGTGTCAACGAAGAG GCTGACGGCATGACCCGCGTGCTGTGGAGAGTTCTGGACGAGTGGCAGACTCACACTGTCAAAGGCAGCACGAACCCATTGTTTGGAGAACAGTTCAGCTACATCCTGCAGGAAGAGAAGGAGCTTCATCACATCACGCTGAGGATGGAG GTCAGAGACTTTGATAGGTTCTCCAGACCCACAGTTCTGGGAGAGGTCAGAGTCCCTCTGAGCCAACTCAACATCGTGTACCCTGTGGAGCTGCAGCAAGACCTGCAGACACCTCAGAAG GATCTCGTCGGTGAGGTGCTTCTGTCACTGAAGTTTCTTCCTACGTCTCAGAGGCTGGAGATTGGAATCTTAAAGATCAGAACGCTTCTCTCTGGAGTTTCCTCAGATGCAG CTCTGTATACCAGGGTCAGTGTGCAGTGCAACCAGTGCAAGCTGAGATACCAAAAAACCACCACAGTGTCTCGCTGCCCGGTGACCGTCTTCAACGAGGTCCTCATGTTCACCCTGCCAGAGTTCCCTGTGGAGCAGTGTCGGATTGTGGTGTCCGTGTACGAGACTCAGGTGACTAACAAATCCTCCAAGCACCTAATTGGCCAGTTGACTGTGGAGAAAGAGAAAAGTTCGGAAGACAAACACTGGAACCTGATGATGCGCTCCGTCCGCCAGCCAGTAGCAAAGTGGCGCAGCCTGCTGATCTGA